The following proteins come from a genomic window of Ornithinimicrobium cryptoxanthini:
- a CDS encoding rhomboid family intramembrane serine protease, which yields MTGRLLQERGTMPFLKRLMRSPAVLALVATQVVLFVAGTLNPVIWDVLSLPGDVAGLVDRPWSPLTVMFVHANVAHLAVMVLMLAAFGPLLEQVARSWAVLAVYLTAGLAGSFAVMAVVQAFETDGSLMGSSAAVFGVAAAVLALDPSARVFGGKATQWLGVLVAVNIAFLLSQPLGSVAHLAGLAVGVAYGRWVVRRQREPVEEHAKARTT from the coding sequence TTGACGGGGCGGCTCCTGCAGGAAAGGGGAACCATGCCGTTCCTTAAGAGGCTGATGCGCAGTCCGGCCGTGCTCGCGCTCGTGGCCACCCAAGTCGTCCTGTTCGTGGCAGGAACGCTTAACCCGGTGATCTGGGACGTGTTGTCGCTACCGGGGGACGTCGCAGGGTTGGTCGACCGGCCCTGGAGTCCACTGACGGTCATGTTTGTGCACGCGAACGTGGCGCACCTCGCGGTGATGGTGCTGATGCTGGCGGCATTTGGTCCGCTGCTGGAGCAGGTCGCGCGTTCGTGGGCGGTCCTCGCGGTCTACCTGACGGCTGGACTCGCCGGTTCGTTCGCAGTCATGGCCGTGGTGCAGGCATTTGAGACCGACGGAAGCCTCATGGGTTCCTCGGCGGCAGTGTTCGGGGTTGCAGCTGCCGTTCTCGCGTTGGACCCCTCAGCTCGCGTCTTCGGCGGAAAGGCAACCCAGTGGCTGGGCGTCCTGGTCGCCGTCAACATCGCGTTCCTGTTGAGCCAGCCGCTGGGTTCGGTTGCGCACCTTGCCGGACTCGCCGTCGGAGTCGCCTACGGCCGATGGGTCGTGAGAAGGCAGCGGGAGCCGGTTGAGGAGCATGCGAAGGCGAGGACAACTTGA
- a CDS encoding AraC family transcriptional regulator: protein MHGFGKNPHPRPPSVPPNTYRTPSRAFEPWEEMRQSISIRSGLEAFRWLPDVHLFIKDRERRLVHFSPNFPAMMGRTSQDLIGARDEDLSPEHLVEHYRLDDNAVLTSGIELPNIVELVAQRGAYAWNITSKWPIHDSSGEIVAVGGVTRRLQERPESEDQYLMLQPAVELMVRNQGRNVPIVELAAAVSLSPSQFSRVFQDRFGMTPHQYLRRLRMDAAADLLTTTDLPLTEVASRCGYYDQSHMSNEFRKIKHMPPGAYRARYRAFQYEG from the coding sequence ATGCATGGTTTTGGAAAAAATCCGCATCCGCGTCCACCGTCGGTACCGCCGAACACGTATCGCACCCCCTCGCGCGCCTTCGAGCCGTGGGAGGAAATGCGACAGAGCATCTCCATCCGGTCCGGCCTCGAGGCCTTCCGCTGGCTGCCCGATGTGCACCTGTTCATCAAGGATCGAGAGCGCCGCCTCGTCCACTTCAGCCCGAACTTCCCGGCCATGATGGGTCGCACTTCGCAAGACCTGATCGGCGCCCGCGACGAGGATCTATCGCCCGAGCACCTGGTGGAGCACTACCGCTTGGACGACAACGCCGTGCTGACCTCGGGGATCGAGTTGCCCAACATCGTCGAACTCGTCGCGCAACGCGGCGCCTACGCGTGGAACATCACGTCTAAGTGGCCGATCCATGACTCGTCGGGCGAGATCGTCGCGGTCGGTGGGGTGACGCGGCGACTGCAGGAGCGGCCGGAGAGCGAGGACCAATACCTCATGCTGCAGCCGGCGGTCGAGCTCATGGTTCGCAACCAAGGCCGGAACGTCCCGATAGTTGAGCTGGCGGCAGCTGTGTCGCTGTCGCCCAGCCAGTTCAGCCGCGTGTTCCAGGACCGGTTCGGGATGACGCCGCACCAGTATCTGCGCCGACTGCGCATGGATGCAGCGGCCGACCTGCTCACGACCACCGACCTGCCGCTCACGGAGGTCGCCAGCAGATGCGGTTACTACGACCAAAGTCACATGAGCAACGAGTTCCGCAAGATCAAGCACATGCCGCCCGGGGCATACCGCGCGCGCTACCGCGCCTTCCAGTACGAGGGCTGA
- a CDS encoding sugar phosphate isomerase/epimerase family protein — protein MALDSVRPDGVTASSQDQQGPKTAFGSWAFAFGPFASDPWSFQRVCQYVAEAGYDGIEINGFRPHPHQDDFNSDEKTRRLRAQIDSLGLGISAFAPDMTSAPPTTSSEAVYLRLVDGARAFCERMGITTLRVDSVSPPVVLDNDDYEARFARMAANFTAAAKRLARSGVQLVWEFEPGFWLNSPSEVVRLLKAVEGDNFGVLFDTSHALTSARGKRQTPPVELLEGGAVEYARLLKPWVRHLHLIDSVGVLHDDETSEHLPFGTGEVDFDAVMDELGATATGLDWWTVDYCFWPDTERDGVAGAQFVRDLAARHRRA, from the coding sequence ATGGCGCTTGATTCTGTCCGTCCTGACGGCGTCACCGCAAGCAGCCAGGACCAGCAAGGCCCAAAGACCGCGTTCGGCAGCTGGGCCTTCGCGTTTGGGCCATTCGCGTCAGACCCGTGGTCCTTCCAACGGGTCTGTCAGTACGTGGCCGAGGCGGGGTACGACGGGATCGAGATCAACGGCTTCCGGCCCCACCCGCACCAGGACGACTTCAACTCCGACGAGAAGACACGCAGGCTACGCGCGCAGATCGACTCGTTAGGCCTGGGCATCTCCGCGTTCGCCCCAGATATGACCTCCGCTCCGCCCACCACGAGCTCCGAGGCGGTGTACCTACGATTGGTCGACGGCGCCCGCGCCTTCTGCGAGCGGATGGGCATCACCACACTCCGTGTCGACTCGGTCTCACCACCGGTCGTGCTCGACAATGACGATTACGAGGCCCGCTTCGCGCGCATGGCTGCCAACTTCACCGCAGCCGCAAAGCGGCTCGCTCGGTCTGGGGTGCAGCTGGTTTGGGAGTTCGAGCCCGGCTTCTGGTTGAACAGCCCGAGTGAGGTAGTTCGTCTGCTCAAGGCGGTGGAGGGCGACAACTTCGGCGTGCTGTTCGACACCAGCCACGCGCTCACTAGCGCCCGCGGTAAGCGTCAGACGCCACCGGTCGAGCTGTTGGAGGGTGGGGCGGTGGAGTATGCGCGGCTACTCAAGCCGTGGGTGCGGCACCTACACCTCATCGACTCGGTGGGCGTGCTGCACGACGACGAGACCAGCGAGCACCTACCGTTCGGCACTGGCGAGGTGGACTTCGACGCCGTTATGGACGAACTGGGCGCCACCGCGACCGGCCTCGATTGGTGGACCGTGGACTACTGCTTCTGGCCCGACACCGAACGCGACGGTGTCGCGGGCGCCCAGTTCGTGCGCGACCTCGCGGCGAGGCATCGGCGTGCGTGA
- a CDS encoding alpha/beta fold hydrolase, with the protein MRDVVTTDGTRIAWEEQGAGRTLLLIMGVGADHTVWAQHVAHLKRSFRCVLLDNRGTGASDAPAGPYSTAQMADDAAAVLRAVGSEPAKVIGISMGGAIAQQLALRHRELVDRMVLTASWARMNPMSEDVFSELRDLRFLLSPGAFQRRLQLLIWSPPAYAERSGKLRAERDELVDEPMTASAFAAQVDACVDHDVCAALPGLDVPVLVTCGEHDVFTPIAAGLELAGLITGSAVERFAGGHAHHWEELNRYNLLCEEFLQ; encoded by the coding sequence GTGCGTGACGTGGTCACCACCGACGGCACCCGGATCGCTTGGGAGGAGCAGGGCGCCGGAAGGACGCTGTTGCTCATCATGGGCGTCGGCGCCGACCACACCGTGTGGGCGCAACACGTCGCTCACCTAAAGCGCTCGTTCCGCTGCGTCCTGCTCGATAACCGCGGCACCGGCGCAAGCGACGCGCCGGCCGGGCCGTATAGCACCGCGCAGATGGCGGACGACGCGGCTGCCGTACTGCGCGCCGTCGGTAGCGAGCCGGCGAAAGTGATTGGCATCTCTATGGGCGGCGCCATCGCGCAGCAGTTGGCGCTGCGGCACCGGGAGCTGGTCGACCGGATGGTGCTCACGGCGAGCTGGGCGCGCATGAACCCGATGAGCGAGGACGTGTTCTCGGAGTTGCGTGACCTGCGGTTTCTGCTTTCCCCCGGGGCTTTTCAGCGTCGCCTGCAGCTGCTCATATGGAGCCCGCCCGCCTACGCGGAGCGCTCCGGGAAGCTGCGTGCCGAGCGGGATGAGCTTGTGGACGAGCCGATGACGGCCTCCGCGTTCGCCGCCCAGGTCGACGCGTGCGTGGACCACGACGTGTGCGCCGCGCTCCCTGGCCTCGACGTGCCCGTTCTGGTGACCTGCGGGGAGCACGACGTGTTCACACCCATCGCGGCCGGGCTCGAACTCGCCGGCCTCATCACCGGTTCGGCCGTGGAGCGTTTCGCGGGCGGCCACGCCCACCACTGGGAAGAACTGAACCGATACAACCTATTGTGCGAGGAGTTCCTCCAATGA
- a CDS encoding sugar phosphate isomerase/epimerase family protein, which yields MTIDFASQTYSWQMSGAWTGRLGEIAQVVASSGFSGIEFEVVMSDGYETADQVGLLLETNGLKLAALTLVLPWRDAQEKEAERVEADRVIEVVQHFPRSKLVLVQVPFDEPPADRETAQSHLLGCLAGITERAVAGGVSPTFHPNSPRGSIVRTREDYDRVIPRLPKGLGWTPDTGHLAAGGMDPVEMIRLHREKVDHIHLKDADAAGKWVQNGSGAIDMAGAVALLVGTGYRGWVVVEDESPEAERDPNAAAAANGMFVRDVLGPLTDQLA from the coding sequence ATGACGATCGACTTCGCGTCGCAGACCTACAGCTGGCAAATGAGCGGCGCCTGGACCGGCCGTCTCGGAGAGATCGCCCAGGTGGTTGCATCGAGCGGCTTCTCGGGCATCGAGTTCGAGGTGGTCATGTCTGATGGCTACGAGACCGCCGACCAGGTCGGCTTGCTGCTCGAAACTAACGGTTTGAAGCTCGCCGCCCTCACGCTCGTGCTCCCGTGGCGCGACGCGCAGGAAAAGGAAGCTGAGCGAGTCGAGGCGGACCGCGTCATCGAGGTGGTGCAGCACTTCCCCCGCTCAAAGCTCGTGCTGGTGCAGGTGCCGTTTGACGAGCCGCCCGCCGATCGCGAGACTGCCCAGAGTCACCTGCTCGGGTGTCTGGCCGGGATCACGGAGCGGGCGGTCGCGGGCGGTGTTTCGCCGACATTCCATCCGAACTCGCCACGGGGCTCCATCGTGCGCACGCGGGAAGATTACGACCGGGTGATCCCGCGATTGCCCAAGGGCTTGGGCTGGACGCCGGACACCGGCCACCTAGCAGCCGGCGGCATGGACCCCGTCGAAATGATCCGCCTCCATCGCGAAAAGGTGGATCACATCCACCTGAAGGATGCGGACGCCGCCGGCAAATGGGTGCAGAACGGCTCCGGTGCGATCGACATGGCCGGGGCGGTAGCACTGCTGGTTGGCACCGGCTACAGGGGTTGGGTTGTCGTGGAAGACGAGTCGCCCGAGGCCGAGCGAGACCCCAACGCGGCGGCCGCGGCGAACGGCATGTTCGTGCGCGACGTGCTCGGCCCGCTGACCGACCAGCTCGCTTGA
- a CDS encoding sugar phosphate isomerase/epimerase family protein: MTATIGVNTFVWYSPLTDENLRTIIPRVAGWGFETIELVLENPGDWNPELAAELVREHGIQPAVSAVVPPGRNIVAASHDEITRTQDYYRHCVDVARVVGARIVGGPMYTAVGRTWRVSADERRKLLRDYAEGMKPVADAAGEAGVVLAVEALNRYETSFINTTEQLLEAIDPLPAESVGLLFDTYHANIEEKDPAAALRSAAPRLRAMQVCANDRGTPGEDHIDWTAYGKVLHDIDYQGAMSIETFTPENEIIATAASIWRQLAPSPDALAQQGLAFLKQWRSTWAS, encoded by the coding sequence ATGACCGCAACCATCGGAGTCAACACCTTCGTGTGGTACTCGCCCCTGACCGACGAGAACCTGCGCACTATCATTCCCCGCGTCGCCGGCTGGGGCTTCGAGACCATCGAGCTCGTGCTCGAGAACCCCGGCGACTGGAACCCGGAGCTCGCCGCCGAGCTCGTGCGCGAGCACGGCATCCAGCCTGCCGTCTCGGCCGTCGTGCCGCCCGGCCGCAACATCGTCGCGGCGAGCCATGACGAGATCACGCGCACGCAGGACTATTACAGGCATTGCGTGGACGTGGCCAGGGTCGTCGGCGCCCGCATAGTGGGCGGGCCCATGTACACAGCCGTCGGACGCACTTGGCGGGTGAGCGCCGACGAGCGACGCAAGCTGCTTCGCGACTACGCGGAGGGAATGAAGCCTGTCGCGGACGCCGCTGGCGAGGCTGGCGTCGTCCTCGCAGTGGAGGCTCTCAACCGTTATGAGACCTCATTCATCAACACGACCGAACAGCTGCTCGAGGCGATCGACCCGCTGCCGGCCGAGTCCGTCGGGCTGCTGTTCGACACCTACCACGCGAATATCGAGGAGAAGGATCCGGCCGCTGCCCTCCGCTCCGCCGCCCCACGACTGAGAGCGATGCAGGTATGCGCCAACGACCGCGGCACCCCCGGCGAGGACCACATCGACTGGACTGCATACGGCAAGGTGCTACATGACATCGACTACCAGGGCGCAATGTCGATCGAGACGTTCACGCCAGAGAACGAGATCATCGCGACCGCGGCATCCATCTGGCGTCAGCTGGCCCCCTCCCCCGACGCGCTCGCGCAGCAGGGCCTCGCATTCCTCAAGCAATGGCGGTCGACGTGGGCGTCGTAG
- a CDS encoding sugar ABC transporter ATP-binding protein — protein MAVDVGVVAEPTEPLVHIEDVVKRFPGVVALAEARLDLYAGEVHALIGENGAGKSSLIKVLSGYYTPDSGVVEIDGVPLHYSVASARSHGVATIHQERQLIPDLTVAENVVLPGWTTGGPWVNPKELQQRAAVVLETLVSGVDMQQPARTLSPAVGQMVEVARGLSMNARILIFDEPTTSLSLSERERLFETIDRLRASGLAILYVSHNLEEVQRLADRITVMRNGRTVETGLAKDFTTQRMVRSMVGRDVRALPSVNEQLGETVLSVRNITRGGRVRDVSFDVRSGEIFALVGIEGSGRTEVARSIFGIDRLESGEVWVRGRKVNLKNAAAGIEAGIGLVPEERRQDGILPMLTVRENISISLLDFISRLGVLSLRKDRAMAREAFEELDIRAGSTETEIGNLSGGNQQKAILARWLKRECTVLLLDEPTKGIDVGAKAEIYGLIKRAAEGGTAIVLISSDLDECLPVANRFGVMRGGKLIAVLDRTDASKGRIISIATGERERTVA, from the coding sequence ATGGCGGTCGACGTGGGCGTCGTAGCAGAGCCGACCGAGCCCCTCGTGCACATCGAGGACGTGGTCAAGCGCTTCCCCGGCGTGGTCGCCCTCGCCGAGGCGCGGCTCGACCTCTACGCCGGCGAGGTGCACGCGCTCATCGGCGAGAACGGCGCAGGTAAATCGTCGCTCATCAAGGTTCTCTCCGGTTACTACACCCCTGACTCGGGCGTGGTCGAGATCGACGGCGTACCGCTCCACTACAGCGTTGCGAGCGCACGCTCGCACGGGGTGGCGACCATCCACCAGGAGCGTCAACTGATCCCCGACCTAACCGTGGCGGAGAACGTGGTGCTACCTGGTTGGACGACCGGCGGTCCATGGGTGAATCCGAAGGAACTGCAGCAGCGAGCGGCCGTTGTGCTCGAGACCCTCGTGAGCGGCGTCGACATGCAGCAGCCGGCCCGCACCCTGTCGCCGGCTGTCGGGCAAATGGTGGAGGTCGCTCGCGGGCTCTCGATGAACGCGCGCATTCTGATCTTCGACGAGCCCACCACCTCCCTGTCACTGTCCGAGCGGGAGCGGCTGTTCGAGACCATCGACCGCCTGCGCGCGTCCGGTCTCGCAATCCTTTACGTGTCGCACAACCTCGAAGAGGTGCAGCGCCTCGCCGACCGCATCACGGTGATGCGAAACGGCCGTACCGTGGAAACCGGCTTGGCGAAGGACTTCACCACCCAACGCATGGTGCGCTCGATGGTGGGACGAGATGTCCGAGCACTGCCAAGCGTGAACGAGCAACTCGGAGAGACAGTACTGTCGGTGCGGAACATCACGCGGGGCGGCCGAGTGCGCGACGTCAGTTTCGATGTGCGGTCGGGGGAAATCTTCGCGCTAGTGGGCATTGAGGGCTCCGGCCGCACCGAGGTCGCCCGCAGCATCTTCGGCATCGACCGACTCGAGTCGGGCGAGGTGTGGGTGAGGGGCCGCAAGGTCAACCTCAAGAACGCAGCCGCCGGCATTGAGGCGGGCATCGGCCTGGTCCCCGAGGAGCGCAGGCAGGACGGCATTCTCCCGATGCTCACCGTGCGGGAGAACATCTCGATCTCGCTGCTCGACTTCATCTCCCGGCTCGGCGTGCTCAGCCTTCGCAAGGACCGCGCCATGGCGCGCGAGGCATTCGAGGAGCTCGACATCCGTGCAGGCTCCACAGAAACCGAGATCGGCAACCTGTCCGGTGGGAATCAGCAGAAGGCGATCCTCGCACGCTGGCTAAAGCGTGAGTGCACCGTGCTCCTCCTTGACGAACCGACCAAGGGTATCGACGTGGGTGCGAAAGCCGAGATCTACGGCCTTATCAAGCGCGCCGCCGAGGGGGGCACGGCGATCGTCCTAATCTCGAGCGACCTAGACGAGTGCCTTCCTGTCGCCAACCGCTTCGGTGTAATGCGCGGGGGCAAGCTCATAGCCGTACTAGACCGCACCGACGCGAGCAAGGGACGCATCATCTCCATCGCAACCGGCGAGCGTGAAAGGACCGTTGCATGA
- a CDS encoding ABC transporter permease yields the protein MSQSTQIAPASKEPRPGFARRRFDATRLLQDQGLVIVMVIFGGILSLLSPTFLTTTNLLNLLLQASALGVMALGMMFVIIGAGIDLSVGGIPALVSVLAIGLAVRSELPIWFALLVAVFVGVAVGAANGFVITKLGIAPLIATLGTLSITIGLAFAYSGGTSIVPVPDFYNLLRRANVFGIPINIIILLVLAVITHLVLTRTTFGRSLYAVGGNRQAADMAGIRTTRIIFFTYVISAVAAAIAGILFTARLASGSPQMGLGIELTVIAAVVIGGTSLFGGRGNVLGTVVGAVLITMVTNAINLLGVPTAWDRVLLGVVIVIAALLDVLRLNFHERWMSRKTS from the coding sequence ATGAGCCAGAGCACCCAAATCGCTCCCGCTTCCAAGGAACCCCGTCCCGGCTTTGCCCGACGCCGCTTCGACGCCACTCGCCTCCTGCAGGACCAGGGCCTCGTCATTGTCATGGTGATCTTCGGCGGTATCCTGTCGCTGCTTAGCCCGACCTTCCTCACCACGACCAACTTGCTGAACCTGCTCCTACAGGCGTCCGCGCTAGGCGTGATGGCTCTCGGCATGATGTTCGTGATCATCGGTGCCGGCATCGATCTGTCGGTCGGCGGTATCCCCGCGCTCGTATCGGTGCTCGCGATCGGCCTTGCGGTGCGCAGCGAGCTGCCGATCTGGTTCGCCCTCCTTGTCGCCGTCTTCGTCGGTGTCGCGGTCGGGGCGGCCAACGGGTTCGTGATCACCAAGTTGGGGATCGCGCCGCTAATTGCCACCCTCGGCACCCTGTCAATCACGATCGGCCTCGCCTTCGCGTACTCAGGTGGCACGAGCATCGTGCCGGTGCCGGACTTCTACAACCTGCTACGGCGGGCGAACGTGTTCGGCATCCCGATCAACATCATTATCTTGCTGGTCCTGGCGGTGATCACCCACCTCGTGCTCACCCGCACCACATTCGGCCGGAGCCTCTACGCGGTAGGCGGTAACAGGCAGGCGGCCGACATGGCCGGCATCCGCACCACACGGATAATCTTCTTCACCTATGTAATCAGCGCGGTCGCGGCCGCCATCGCGGGCATCCTGTTCACGGCGCGGCTCGCTTCGGGCTCGCCTCAGATGGGGCTCGGCATCGAGCTGACCGTCATCGCCGCTGTTGTGATTGGCGGCACGAGTCTCTTCGGCGGGCGTGGCAACGTGTTGGGCACGGTGGTCGGCGCAGTGCTCATCACTATGGTCACCAACGCGATCAACCTGCTCGGGGTGCCGACAGCGTGGGACCGCGTGCTGCTCGGCGTCGTCATCGTGATCGCCGCCCTCCTCGACGTACTCAGGCTCAACTTTCACGAACGCTGGATGAGCCGGAAGACCTCCTGA
- a CDS encoding sugar ABC transporter substrate-binding protein — translation MKHTSKLVTLAAFAALTLPACSGGSSDGEEANEGTAGGEATSEGSGDLGDVAFLYHTLEFEFMVGIQQGTEECVAELPFSNTTILSAQANSTTQLNQFQDQLAAGVEGIVFSPNVSAELVPAVESANDADVPVVTVDSLVAEGDLAGSVTFDNVGGGAEAADFIAGALDEEGKVLELTGPQGAFHAELRHQGFIDQIGTYPDITVETRDAHFNADEALSITVDVLTDDPDYQAVFVHTDGMLRGVLSALEQLGLTPGEEVIVVGLDGTPEALNLIRDGSVAATVSADPIAMGCQAAEMMADVLEGGEGSDVLVPPTLVTTENVDDSELWGNKPLG, via the coding sequence ATGAAACACACATCCAAGTTGGTCACGCTCGCCGCCTTCGCAGCATTGACGCTCCCTGCATGCTCAGGAGGATCGTCAGACGGCGAGGAAGCGAACGAGGGAACGGCAGGTGGCGAGGCAACGAGCGAGGGATCGGGAGATCTAGGCGACGTTGCCTTCCTATACCACACCCTTGAGTTTGAGTTCATGGTTGGGATTCAGCAGGGTACCGAAGAATGCGTTGCGGAACTACCGTTCAGCAATACCACCATTCTCAGCGCCCAGGCGAACTCAACGACGCAGCTGAACCAGTTCCAGGACCAGCTGGCCGCCGGGGTCGAAGGGATCGTGTTCAGCCCGAACGTCTCGGCGGAGCTTGTTCCCGCGGTGGAGTCGGCCAACGACGCCGACGTGCCAGTCGTCACGGTCGATTCCCTAGTAGCAGAGGGAGACTTGGCCGGCAGCGTCACGTTCGACAACGTGGGCGGCGGCGCGGAGGCAGCTGACTTTATCGCTGGCGCGCTGGACGAGGAGGGCAAGGTCCTGGAGCTGACCGGTCCGCAGGGCGCGTTCCACGCGGAGCTGCGTCACCAGGGCTTCATCGACCAAATCGGCACCTACCCCGACATCACGGTCGAGACCCGCGACGCCCACTTCAACGCGGATGAGGCCCTTTCAATCACGGTTGATGTGCTCACTGACGATCCTGACTACCAGGCGGTCTTCGTACACACCGATGGGATGCTGCGCGGCGTGCTGTCCGCTCTTGAGCAGCTCGGGCTAACTCCCGGAGAGGAGGTCATTGTCGTCGGGCTGGACGGCACGCCTGAGGCACTCAACCTGATCCGCGACGGCTCAGTCGCCGCGACTGTGTCTGCGGATCCGATCGCGATGGGCTGCCAGGCAGCCGAAATGATGGCGGACGTGCTCGAGGGCGGCGAGGGCAGCGACGTGCTCGTTCCCCCGACGCTCGTGACGACGGAGAACGTCGACGACTCCGAACTGTGGGGTAACAAGCCCCTTGGCTGA
- a CDS encoding Gfo/Idh/MocA family protein, with the protein MEEIGLIQVGAGVWGTSWASKIASTPGVRLEAVVDVQEDAARSVASASALGADRAYTSLGAALEGTDATAVVIISPPRTHTPLALEAIRGGKHVLIEKPLAESVDDARAVVAAAEAAGITAMVSQNYRFKRGPRTVLRLIRAGVIGPVEQVTIAYRKNPPFFGFRAEMDEPLLVDMSIHHLDALRGIVGVEPATVRARSWNPSWSIFTSNSAALVEIVGTRGEQVLYTGSWSSHGPPTTWDGAWQIEGERGGIAWDQNRVTVHFPSAFDTVFMPGALERDGVMEVDLDVVEHEERAGTLREFRRAILESTPPETSVGDNLASISLVLAAVESAKQGGATLTLQNTNKGK; encoded by the coding sequence GTGGAAGAGATCGGACTGATTCAGGTAGGCGCGGGCGTTTGGGGCACCAGCTGGGCGTCGAAGATCGCGTCGACACCGGGCGTGCGACTCGAGGCGGTGGTAGACGTGCAGGAGGATGCAGCGAGGAGCGTCGCCAGCGCGTCAGCGCTAGGCGCGGACCGTGCCTATACATCCCTGGGTGCGGCACTCGAAGGCACCGACGCGACGGCGGTCGTAATCATCTCCCCGCCCCGCACCCACACCCCCCTCGCCCTCGAGGCCATCAGAGGCGGCAAGCACGTTCTCATCGAAAAGCCGCTCGCGGAGTCTGTGGACGACGCCCGCGCAGTGGTCGCCGCCGCGGAGGCCGCCGGCATCACCGCGATGGTGTCGCAAAACTACCGGTTCAAGCGCGGACCGCGTACCGTACTGCGGCTGATCCGCGCCGGTGTGATCGGACCCGTAGAACAGGTTACGATCGCGTATCGTAAGAACCCGCCATTCTTCGGCTTCCGTGCCGAGATGGACGAGCCCCTGCTCGTCGACATGTCGATCCACCACCTGGATGCATTGCGCGGAATCGTGGGCGTCGAGCCCGCCACCGTTCGCGCCCGCTCTTGGAACCCGTCGTGGTCGATCTTCACTAGTAACTCGGCCGCCCTCGTCGAGATAGTGGGTACCCGTGGCGAGCAGGTGCTCTACACCGGCAGTTGGTCCAGCCATGGGCCGCCGACCACCTGGGATGGCGCCTGGCAGATCGAGGGAGAGCGCGGCGGCATCGCCTGGGACCAGAACCGTGTGACGGTCCACTTCCCGTCCGCCTTTGACACCGTCTTCATGCCCGGCGCGCTCGAGCGCGACGGAGTCATGGAGGTCGACCTCGACGTCGTGGAACACGAGGAGCGCGCGGGTACGCTGCGCGAGTTCCGCCGCGCCATCCTTGAGAGCACGCCTCCAGAGACGTCGGTCGGGGACAACCTCGCCAGCATCTCCCTTGTGCTCGCAGCAGTGGAGTCCGCGAAGCAGGGCGGGGCCACCCTCACCCTCCAGAACACCAACAAAGGAAAGTGA
- a CDS encoding sugar phosphate isomerase/epimerase family protein, with product MTRPITLFTAQFTDLSLAQIAEKAAAWGYDGLELACWGDHFEVGRVLDDPAYVKESKRILEANELEVYTVSTHLVSQAVCDLVDERHKGVLPAAVWGDGETAGVQARAEEEVKRTARAAAAYGANTVVGFTGSSIFHMFAGWPPVSEEMIDRGFDDFSERWNRIIDVFDAEGVKFAFEVHPGEIAFDFWSTKRALDAIGHREGFGLNFDPSHLQWQGVDTVAFIDEFRDRIYHVHLKDTHVNMDGRSGILNSHLLDGNMRRAWDFVSLGHGDIPFEQIIRKLNEIDYTGPLSVEWEDNGMARELGASDALKVARKLNFEPAAAAWHSTFGDE from the coding sequence ATGACACGACCAATCACACTGTTTACGGCGCAATTCACCGACCTATCTCTCGCGCAGATCGCCGAAAAAGCTGCGGCCTGGGGGTACGACGGCCTCGAGCTCGCGTGTTGGGGCGACCACTTCGAAGTGGGTCGCGTGCTCGACGATCCCGCCTATGTGAAGGAGAGCAAGCGCATCCTCGAAGCCAATGAGTTGGAGGTCTACACCGTCAGCACGCACCTCGTATCGCAGGCCGTATGCGACCTCGTGGACGAGCGGCACAAAGGCGTGCTCCCAGCGGCAGTCTGGGGCGACGGCGAGACCGCAGGGGTGCAGGCGCGCGCCGAAGAGGAGGTGAAGCGAACGGCGCGAGCAGCAGCAGCTTATGGTGCCAACACAGTCGTAGGGTTCACCGGGTCGAGCATCTTCCACATGTTCGCCGGATGGCCGCCGGTATCCGAGGAGATGATCGACCGCGGCTTCGACGACTTCTCCGAGCGCTGGAATCGGATCATTGATGTTTTCGATGCAGAGGGCGTCAAGTTCGCGTTCGAAGTGCACCCCGGCGAAATCGCGTTCGATTTCTGGTCGACCAAGCGCGCGCTCGATGCGATCGGCCACCGCGAGGGTTTTGGGCTCAACTTCGACCCAAGTCACCTGCAGTGGCAGGGCGTTGACACAGTGGCTTTCATCGACGAGTTCCGCGACCGGATCTACCACGTGCACCTCAAGGACACGCATGTGAACATGGACGGTCGCAGCGGCATTCTGAACAGCCACCTGCTCGACGGCAACATGCGCCGCGCCTGGGACTTCGTTTCGCTGGGACACGGCGACATCCCGTTCGAGCAGATCATCCGCAAGCTCAACGAGATCGATTACACCGGCCCTCTCTCGGTGGAGTGGGAGGACAACGGAATGGCTCGGGAGCTTGGAGCTTCAGACGCCTTGAAGGTGGCCCGCAAACTCAACTTCGAGCCGGCAGCAGCCGCCTGGCACAGCACCTTCGGCGACGAGTGA